From the genome of Rhineura floridana isolate rRhiFlo1 chromosome 7, rRhiFlo1.hap2, whole genome shotgun sequence, one region includes:
- the ANXA11 gene encoding annexin A11 produces the protein MSYPGYPPAGGYPPAAPGSNPWGAPSYPPANPPPIGLENVGNYANQFNPDYMAGLASNMSGTFGGANIPQGVYPPAPGGYPPVPSGGFGQTPGGFGQPPQGQQSSYGMYPPLPGGNPPTGMPSYPGYPGSPMPPAGQQPQPYPGQQPMPPPGQQPMPSYPPGPAVNPSMPSYPGPTMPTVTPGSSGYRGTIHDVPSFDPLRDAEVLRKAMKGFGTDEQAIIDCLGSRSNKQRQQIMLSFKTAYGKDLIKDLKSELSGNFERAILAMMKTPVLFDVHEIKDAIKGAGTDEACLIEILASRSNEHIREISRVHKAEFKKTLEETIRSDTSGHFQRLLISLAQGNRDESTNVNMSLVQSDAQALYAAGENRLGTDESKFNAILCTRSRAHLRAVFSEYQRMCNRDIEKSIKGEMSGDLESGMLAVVKCMKNTPAFFAERLYKAMKGAGTKDRTLIRIMVSRSEVDLLDIRQEYKRMYGRSLYTDITGDTSGDYRKILLKLCGGND, from the exons ATGAGTTATCCAGGGTATCCTCCTGCAGGTGGGTATCCACCTGCTGCTCCAG gcAGTAATCCGTGGGGTGCCCCCAGCTATCCTCCTGCAAATCCTCCTCCAATTGGGTTAGAAAATGTTGGAAACTATGCTAATCAGTTTAATCCAGATTATATGGCGGGCTTG GCTTCCAACATGTCAGGAACATTTGGTGGCGCCAACATACCACAGGGCGTGTATCCTCCAGCCCCTGGTGGCTATCCCCCTGTTCCTTCAGGAGGCTTTGGGCAAACTCCAGGGGGCTTTGGACAGCCTCCACAAGGACAGCAATCGTCTTACGGGATGTACCCACCACTTCCAGGAGGAAACCCACCAACAGGAATGCCGTCGTATCCAGGATATCCGGGCAGCCCTATGCCACCAGCAGGGCAGCAACCCCAGCCATATCCTGGGCAACAGCCAATGCCGCCACCAGGGCAGCAACCCATGCCAAGTTATCCTCCTGGCCCAGCTGTTAATCCTTCTATGCCATCTTATCCAGGACCAACGATGCCCACAGTTACTCCTGGATCA TCTGGATACCGAGGCACAATCCATGATGTTCCATCCTTTGATCCCCTGAGGGATGCAGAGGTATTGAGGAAAGCCATGAAAGGTTTTG GAACTGATGAGCAGGCGATCATTGATTGTCTTGGAAGCCGCTCAAACAAGCAACGTCAACAGATTATGCTCTCGTTCAAAACAGCTTATGGAAAG gatTTGATCAAAGACCTAAAGTCTGAGCTCTCTGGCAACTTTGAGAGGGCCATCTTGGCAATGATGAAGACTCCTGTCCTGTTTGATGTTCatgaaataaaagatgcaatCAAG GGTGCTGGCACAGATGAAGCCTGCCTGATAGAAATCCTTGCATCTCGTAGCAATGAGCACATTCGGGAAATCAGTCGGGTACACAAAGCAG AATTTAAGAAAACTCTAGAAGAAACCATCAGAAGCGACACATCTGGACACTTCCAGAGGCTTTTAATCTCACTTGCTCAG GGAAACAGAGATGAAAGTACCAATGTCAACATGTCACTTGTCCAAAGTGATGCTCAG gcactaTATGCAGCTGGAGAGAATCGCCTCGGGACAGATGAGTCCAAATTCAACGCAATTCTCTGTACCAGAAGTAGAGCTCACCTAAGAGCAG ttttcagtgaatacCAGCGAATGTGTAACCGTGACATTGAAAAGAGTATAAAAGGAGAGATGTCTGGAGACCTCGAATCTGGGATGCTGGCAGTTG TTAAGTGTATGAAAAACACACCTGCTTTCTTTGCAGAGAGGCTTTACAAGGCCATGAAG GGAGCTGGAACCAAAGACAGGACTCTCATTCGGATCATGGTGTCACGCAGTGAGGTTGACCTGCTGGACATACGGCAGGAATACAAGCGGATGTATGGCCGATCTCTCTACACAGACATTACG GGCGACACTTCAGGGGACTACAGGAAAATCCTGCTGAAATTGTGTGGTGGAAATGACTAA